The Aequorivita sublithincola DSM 14238 genome window below encodes:
- the arfB gene encoding alternative ribosome rescue aminoacyl-tRNA hydrolase ArfB, translated as MKTEVLIAELSFKAIRSSGPGGQHVNKTASKVEVSFDLENSEALSETEKERLRLKLSTKISSEGIIMLQCGETRSQHRNKAIVIERLVGLLQQNLKVPKPRKKTKPSKGAIERRLKSKKENAFKKSNRKPPKIE; from the coding sequence ATGAAAACTGAAGTTTTAATAGCTGAACTTTCTTTTAAAGCCATTCGCAGCAGTGGCCCAGGCGGACAGCATGTAAACAAAACGGCTTCAAAAGTTGAGGTGTCGTTTGATTTGGAAAATTCTGAGGCGCTTTCGGAAACAGAAAAAGAAAGACTTCGTCTAAAACTTTCAACAAAAATTTCTTCTGAAGGAATCATAATGCTGCAATGCGGCGAAACCCGAAGCCAGCACCGAAACAAAGCTATCGTTATTGAAAGATTGGTTGGATTGCTTCAGCAGAACTTAAAAGTTCCAAAACCTCGCAAAAAAACAAAACCTTCAAAAGGCGCAATCGAAAGACGTTTAAAATCTAAAAAAGAAAATGCTTTTAAAAAATCTAATCGCAAACCGCCTAAGATTGAATAG
- a CDS encoding hybrid sensor histidine kinase/response regulator — protein MANSKNKFTLKIIFSYLILGALAVIVGAFLYSEFKNYTSETNEKAGEKKFIETGTLINLVYETDGFSRLALLTENDADFEKYIIKTDSLFLKIKEIKLLTTNDFQLKQLDSVKSLLIEKNQNIDQLRILRLTNNKDSSLDDILKEVKKLEASIGLNSVETLYRNPSKLSSRERKIWQSYADYLNSNAGRDTSTVKSKTVDSMLVASRYIVAEAKKENSRIRQSLMQKENDLIRNDLNISERLREIIVSFDSEIAKNNNLEKLQRSESMVRTGQILKFAGILGGITVLLFSYFILSDFFRAERFKKNLEVSKNYAESLLKSREQLISSVSHDLKTPLNTISGYSELFQNSSLSEKQKYYLSQITSSSHFISHLVDDLLDYSKLEAGKLPIESVSFSLENIILEAGNAVKHQYLQKSIELKLSISEKIKGQIFESDPLRIRQIINNLVGNAFKFTEKGAVEIKVEEIEKKNETSKIKISVIDTGIGISEEKQQLIFNEFTQAETDTAHKFGGSGLGLAISKKLTELLGGTIEVESVLGEGSSFNLILPLKKSERILSKISSEKTNSFNDLKAVIIDDDDTMRALLQEVFEQLNIYSKTFQDYDDFTKIPGDYDFVLTDIQMPKTDGFTILKNLKNGEITSYKNQPVIAMTGSREHSRDFYFKKGFAEMLPKPFSKQELITVLEKIFPERSNLSEEKLLNENVENDVSKNDKFDLSLLKSFLNTDEALEEVLTIFNTQTEQDLQQIKNAIAEKNIEKTAEIAHRMLTMFRQLKANAVISILEKMEDFEEEKVEIGQMKMLVEKLIMNIRDLQKELENR, from the coding sequence ATGGCCAATTCCAAAAATAAATTTACACTCAAAATCATTTTCAGCTACTTAATTTTAGGTGCTTTGGCTGTGATTGTTGGTGCATTTTTATATTCAGAATTTAAAAATTACACATCTGAAACGAATGAAAAAGCAGGTGAAAAGAAATTCATAGAAACCGGAACACTTATCAATTTGGTTTACGAAACCGACGGATTTTCAAGACTTGCGCTTTTAACAGAAAACGATGCAGATTTTGAAAAATACATCATCAAAACAGATTCACTTTTCTTGAAAATCAAAGAAATAAAATTGCTTACCACCAATGATTTTCAACTGAAACAACTGGATAGCGTAAAAAGCTTGCTCATTGAAAAAAATCAAAATATTGATCAACTTCGTATTTTGCGTTTAACAAATAATAAAGATTCTTCACTTGATGATATTCTGAAGGAAGTTAAAAAACTGGAAGCCTCGATCGGTTTAAATTCAGTGGAAACGCTTTATAGAAATCCTTCAAAACTGAGCAGCAGAGAGCGAAAAATTTGGCAATCTTATGCAGATTATCTCAATAGTAATGCGGGAAGAGACACTTCCACCGTAAAGTCTAAAACCGTAGATTCTATGCTTGTCGCTTCAAGATATATTGTCGCTGAAGCCAAAAAGGAAAATTCGAGAATACGTCAATCTTTGATGCAAAAGGAGAATGACTTGATTAGAAATGACCTTAATATTTCGGAACGTTTGCGTGAAATAATCGTAAGTTTTGACAGTGAAATTGCAAAAAACAACAACCTAGAAAAACTACAACGTTCCGAATCTATGGTTAGAACTGGCCAGATTTTGAAGTTTGCAGGTATTTTGGGAGGCATTACAGTTTTGCTCTTTTCCTACTTTATTCTTTCCGATTTTTTTCGCGCAGAACGATTCAAAAAGAATTTGGAAGTATCTAAAAATTACGCTGAATCACTTTTGAAAAGTCGCGAACAACTGATTTCCTCAGTTAGTCATGATTTGAAAACTCCGTTGAATACTATTAGTGGTTATTCTGAATTATTCCAAAATTCGTCGCTTTCAGAAAAACAGAAATACTATTTAAGTCAGATAACCTCTAGCTCCCATTTCATTTCACATTTGGTTGATGATTTGTTAGATTACTCAAAATTAGAAGCTGGAAAACTGCCGATAGAAAGCGTTTCTTTTTCGTTGGAAAACATAATTCTAGAAGCTGGAAACGCAGTGAAACACCAATATCTTCAAAAATCAATTGAGCTAAAGCTTTCGATTTCTGAAAAAATAAAAGGCCAAATTTTTGAAAGCGACCCATTGCGAATCAGGCAGATTATAAACAATTTGGTGGGCAACGCATTTAAATTTACGGAAAAAGGAGCTGTTGAAATTAAGGTTGAAGAAATAGAAAAAAAGAACGAAACTTCAAAAATAAAAATTTCCGTAATAGATACTGGAATCGGTATTTCTGAAGAAAAACAACAACTTATCTTTAACGAATTTACGCAAGCAGAAACTGATACTGCGCACAAATTTGGCGGTAGCGGTTTGGGTCTTGCAATCTCAAAAAAACTCACTGAACTTTTGGGAGGAACTATAGAAGTTGAAAGTGTTTTGGGTGAAGGAAGTTCTTTCAACTTAATACTTCCGCTGAAAAAATCGGAGCGTATTTTGTCTAAAATTAGTTCTGAAAAAACAAATTCTTTTAACGATTTAAAAGCTGTGATAATAGACGATGATGACACAATGCGCGCGCTTTTACAAGAGGTTTTTGAGCAGCTAAATATTTATTCTAAAACGTTTCAAGACTATGATGATTTTACCAAAATTCCTGGCGATTATGATTTCGTTCTTACCGACATTCAAATGCCAAAAACAGACGGTTTTACCATTTTAAAAAATTTAAAAAATGGTGAAATTACTTCGTATAAAAATCAGCCTGTTATTGCAATGACAGGAAGTCGAGAACATTCGAGAGATTTCTATTTCAAAAAAGGTTTTGCAGAAATGCTTCCAAAACCATTTTCTAAACAGGAACTTATAACTGTTTTAGAAAAAATATTTCCAGAACGAAGCAATTTATCAGAAGAAAAGCTATTGAACGAAAACGTAGAAAATGATGTTTCAAAAAACGATAAATTCGATCTTTCACTTTTAAAATCTTTTTTAAATACAGACGAAGCTTTGGAAGAAGTGCTCACTATTTTCAACACGCAAACGGAGCAAGATTTGCAACAAATAAAAAATGCAATTGCAGAAAAAAATATAGAAAAAACTGCAGAAATAGCACACCGAATGCTAACGATGTTCCGTCAATTAAAAGCAAATGCTGTGATTTCTATTCTTGAAAAAATGGAGGATTTTGAAGAAGAAAAAGTTGAAATTGGTCAGATGAAAATGCTAGTTGAAAAATTAATAATGAACATTCGTGATTTGCAAAAAGAACTCGAAAATCGATAA
- a CDS encoding DUF4301 family protein, with amino-acid sequence MFTEKNIQQIKNHGLSEAEVTRQINIFKEGIPFANVMAAASANNGIEVFSEKQQQHFVNLFEVEKDKLELLKFVPASGAATRMFKFLHEFLEKYNPAENIDEFLQKEENLNAKLFFESIDDFAFSFLVNRKLKEKYPDFENFNKEKRYYLFVKEILEEDGLNFSNTPKGLVPFHKYGDNYVTAFGEQLYEAAFYVTSNGIANLHFTVSAEHEEKFKKRFEEVEHKVEKKTGVQLKISYSFQKQETDTVAVTSKNNLFIDENGDLLFRPSGHGALLENLNDVDADIIFIKNIDNVVSRNYVETVAFQKKVLAGKLILLQQKIFRFIEQLQTENPSEALLKEIVKFISEELNIKDTPIYKKEILKILDRPIRVCGVVENTGAPGGGPFLIKDKDGNLSYQIVEMSQIDTNNSKQKALVEEATHFNPVDLVCGVRNYKGEKYNLLKYSDPDAGFISNKSYQGKPIKALELPGLWNGAMANWNTVFVEVPLITFNPVKTVNDLLNEVHQPK; translated from the coding sequence ATGTTTACTGAAAAGAACATACAACAAATAAAGAATCACGGCCTTTCCGAAGCCGAAGTTACACGCCAAATAAACATTTTTAAGGAAGGAATTCCTTTTGCAAATGTGATGGCGGCGGCGTCTGCAAATAATGGAATTGAAGTCTTTTCGGAAAAGCAACAACAGCATTTCGTCAACCTTTTTGAAGTTGAAAAAGATAAATTAGAATTACTAAAATTCGTTCCCGCTTCTGGAGCTGCAACGAGAATGTTTAAGTTTTTACATGAGTTTTTAGAGAAGTATAATCCAGCAGAAAACATTGATGAGTTCCTTCAAAAAGAAGAAAATCTGAATGCGAAATTATTCTTTGAATCAATTGACGATTTTGCTTTTTCGTTTTTGGTAAATCGAAAATTGAAGGAAAAGTATCCAGATTTTGAAAATTTCAATAAAGAAAAACGATATTATTTATTCGTAAAAGAAATCCTAGAAGAAGATGGATTAAACTTCAGCAACACTCCGAAAGGGCTCGTTCCTTTTCACAAATACGGTGACAATTATGTCACTGCTTTTGGCGAACAACTCTATGAAGCCGCTTTTTACGTAACTTCAAACGGAATTGCCAATTTACATTTTACGGTTTCAGCAGAACACGAAGAAAAATTCAAAAAGCGTTTTGAAGAAGTAGAACATAAAGTTGAAAAGAAAACAGGAGTTCAATTAAAAATCTCCTATTCCTTTCAAAAACAGGAAACCGATACTGTAGCAGTAACTTCAAAAAACAATCTTTTTATAGATGAAAATGGCGATCTACTTTTCCGTCCGTCTGGTCACGGCGCACTTCTCGAAAATTTGAATGATGTAGATGCAGATATCATTTTTATAAAAAATATTGACAATGTGGTTTCCCGAAATTATGTTGAAACAGTCGCTTTTCAGAAGAAAGTATTGGCCGGAAAATTGATTTTGCTTCAGCAAAAAATCTTCAGATTTATAGAGCAACTTCAAACCGAAAATCCTTCCGAAGCACTTTTGAAAGAAATCGTAAAATTTATTTCTGAAGAATTAAACATAAAAGATACTCCTATATATAAGAAGGAAATTCTTAAGATTCTAGATCGACCAATTAGAGTTTGTGGCGTAGTAGAAAATACCGGTGCTCCAGGTGGCGGACCATTTCTCATAAAAGACAAAGACGGAAACCTTTCGTATCAAATAGTGGAAATGTCGCAAATTGATACAAACAATTCAAAACAAAAAGCTTTAGTTGAAGAAGCCACGCATTTCAATCCAGTAGATTTGGTTTGTGGCGTGCGCAATTATAAAGGCGAAAAGTATAATCTTTTAAAGTATTCAGATCCTGATGCAGGTTTTATTTCGAATAAATCCTACCAAGGAAAACCCATAAAAGCTTTGGAACTTCCAGGATTGTGGAACGGCGCAATGGCAAACTGGAACACTGTTTTTGTGGAAGTGCCGCTCATCACTTTCAATCCTGTAAAAACTGTAAACGATCTTTTAAACGAAGTACACCAACCCAAATGA
- the ahcY gene encoding adenosylhomocysteinase: protein MSTKTVPYTAFKVKDISLADWGRKEIELAEAEMPGLMSLREEYGNEQPLKGARIAGCLHMTIQTAVLIETLKALGAEVTWSSCNIFSTQDHAAAAIAAAGFPVYAWKGMNEEEFDWCIEQTLFFGEDRKPLNMILDDGGDLTNMVLDKYPELAAGVQGISEETTTGVHRLYERVKKGTLPMPAININDSVTKSKFDNKYGCRESAVDAIRRATDIMLAGKRVVVCGYGDVGKGTAASFKGAGSIVTVTEIDPICALQAAMDGFEVKKLETVVKTADIVITTTGNKDIIRPEHFEAMKDKTIVCNIGHFDNEIAVSWLNKTHGNTKVEIKPQVDKYTINGKDIILLAEGRLVNLGCATGHPSFVMSNSFTNQTLAQIELWKNGENYENEVYMLPKHLDEKVAKLHLEKIGVELTELSQEQAEYIGVTVDGPFKPEYYRY from the coding sequence ATGTCAACGAAAACTGTGCCTTACACGGCGTTTAAAGTAAAAGATATTTCCCTAGCAGATTGGGGAAGAAAAGAAATTGAGCTTGCCGAAGCTGAAATGCCAGGACTTATGAGTCTTCGTGAAGAATACGGAAACGAGCAGCCTTTGAAAGGTGCTCGCATTGCTGGATGTCTACACATGACCATCCAAACTGCGGTGCTTATTGAAACTTTGAAGGCTTTAGGTGCTGAAGTTACTTGGAGTTCTTGTAACATTTTTTCAACCCAAGATCACGCTGCTGCTGCAATTGCCGCTGCTGGATTTCCAGTTTATGCTTGGAAAGGAATGAATGAAGAGGAATTTGACTGGTGTATTGAGCAAACGCTTTTCTTTGGCGAAGACCGCAAACCATTGAATATGATTCTTGATGATGGTGGTGATTTAACAAATATGGTTTTGGATAAATATCCTGAACTTGCTGCTGGCGTACAAGGTATTTCTGAAGAAACTACCACTGGTGTTCACCGTCTTTACGAGCGTGTGAAAAAAGGAACTTTACCAATGCCCGCTATCAATATTAACGATAGCGTTACAAAAAGTAAATTCGATAATAAATACGGATGTCGTGAAAGTGCTGTGGATGCAATCCGTCGTGCAACAGACATTATGCTTGCCGGAAAACGCGTTGTAGTTTGTGGTTATGGTGATGTTGGTAAAGGAACTGCAGCTTCTTTTAAAGGTGCTGGAAGTATCGTTACCGTTACTGAAATTGATCCAATCTGTGCTTTACAAGCTGCAATGGACGGTTTTGAAGTGAAAAAACTGGAGACTGTTGTTAAAACTGCAGATATCGTTATTACAACTACTGGAAACAAAGATATTATTCGTCCTGAGCATTTTGAAGCGATGAAAGACAAAACAATTGTTTGTAATATTGGGCACTTTGATAACGAAATTGCGGTTTCTTGGTTGAACAAAACTCACGGAAATACAAAAGTTGAAATCAAACCTCAGGTTGATAAATATACAATTAACGGAAAAGATATTATTCTTCTTGCTGAAGGTCGTTTGGTAAATCTTGGTTGCGCAACCGGTCACCCAAGTTTTGTGATGAGTAATAGTTTCACCAACCAAACTTTGGCACAAATTGAACTTTGGAAAAATGGTGAAAACTACGAAAACGAAGTATATATGCTTCCAAAACATTTGGATGAAAAAGTAGCGAAACTTCACCTAGAAAAAATTGGTGTTGAGCTTACTGAACTTAGCCAAGAGCAAGCTGAGTATATTGGCGTAACTGTTGATGGGCCTTTTAAGCCTGAGTATTATAGATACTAG
- a CDS encoding 4'-phosphopantetheinyl transferase family protein: MPLYKTITVNPNTKVFIWKIEESFEALSDGILLTENCNNRVNNMKSDLHRRGFMSIRHLMALEGFTDLDLYYDENGKPHLTGDKHISITHSFNFAAIIISDAEVGIDIEMQRNKILRIAHKFTPIEEYRTMANDDALMRKLTIVWCAKESLYKSFAEKGVSFLENIYVEDFRLDDSETTAIVTYEEKQQKYNVDFLEFEEFTCAYALISEKQ, translated from the coding sequence ATGCCACTTTACAAAACTATAACAGTAAATCCGAACACTAAAGTCTTCATTTGGAAGATTGAAGAATCTTTTGAAGCACTTTCTGACGGAATTCTACTTACCGAAAATTGCAACAATCGTGTAAACAATATGAAAAGCGATTTGCATCGTCGTGGTTTTATGAGCATTCGGCATTTGATGGCTTTGGAAGGCTTTACAGATTTGGATTTGTATTACGACGAAAACGGAAAGCCACATTTAACGGGCGATAAGCATATTTCTATTACACATTCTTTCAACTTTGCCGCAATAATTATTAGTGATGCGGAAGTGGGAATTGATATTGAAATGCAACGAAATAAAATTCTCAGAATCGCACATAAATTCACTCCGATTGAAGAATACCGAACCATGGCGAATGATGATGCTTTAATGCGAAAACTTACCATTGTTTGGTGCGCCAAGGAATCACTTTATAAAAGTTTTGCTGAAAAAGGCGTGAGCTTTTTGGAAAATATTTATGTGGAAGATTTTAGGCTGGACGATAGCGAAACCACAGCTATCGTAACTTACGAAGAAAAACAGCAAAAATATAATGTAGATTTTCTTGAATTTGAAGAATTCACTTGTGCCTATGCCCTTATTTCTGAAAAGCAATAA
- the pnuC gene encoding nicotinamide riboside transporter PnuC: MSLIFDWFFQQYLDVPTHIIILEIVGVVLGLLSAWFSKQDNILIYPTGIISTAIFVYILAYYGLLGDLVINAYYFSMSIYGWYIWTRKVDAEHYTPITTTTSKEKKISILIFVSTLLFIYIIYEIFDKWTSWTAYVDTLTTAIFFVAMWLLARKKLENWLFLLVGNVISIPLYFYKGLIFTSFQFILFVIISVYGYRAWRKNLNIPEKSLLN; encoded by the coding sequence ATGAGCCTCATTTTTGATTGGTTTTTTCAGCAATACTTAGACGTTCCCACACACATCATAATTCTTGAAATTGTTGGTGTAGTTTTAGGTTTGTTGAGTGCTTGGTTTTCAAAACAGGACAATATTTTAATCTACCCAACAGGAATTATAAGTACGGCTATTTTCGTTTATATTTTAGCTTATTATGGACTTTTGGGCGATTTAGTAATAAACGCGTACTACTTTTCAATGAGCATTTACGGTTGGTACATTTGGACTCGAAAAGTAGATGCCGAACATTATACGCCCATTACCACAACCACTTCAAAAGAAAAGAAAATTTCTATTTTAATTTTTGTTTCAACTTTACTTTTCATCTATATTATTTACGAAATATTCGATAAATGGACCAGTTGGACAGCTTATGTAGATACTTTAACCACTGCTATATTTTTTGTAGCAATGTGGCTTTTAGCGCGAAAAAAACTTGAGAACTGGCTATTTTTGCTCGTCGGGAATGTAATCTCAATTCCTTTATATTTTTATAAAGGGTTGATATTTACATCTTTTCAATTTATATTGTTTGTTATTATTTCAGTTTACGGATACCGCGCTTGGAGGAAAAATTTGAACATACCAGAAAAAAGCCTGCTCAATTGA
- a CDS encoding AAA family ATPase, producing MIKVVLYGPESTGKTTLAKQLAEHFNTFWVPEFMREYLQKKWDDEKELVSKEDLLPIAEGQLKLEKEASKQSENLLICDTNLLELKVYSEYYYNGFCPSEIKEEATKDNYSIYLLTYIDTPWDADDLRDRPNNREEMFRIFEAELKEQGFPYEILKGNEKERFDKAVKIIDALLTE from the coding sequence TTGATAAAAGTAGTTTTATACGGCCCCGAATCTACTGGAAAAACCACGTTGGCGAAGCAGTTGGCGGAACATTTCAACACGTTTTGGGTGCCCGAATTTATGCGTGAGTATCTTCAAAAAAAGTGGGATGATGAAAAGGAGCTGGTTTCGAAAGAAGATCTTTTGCCTATTGCAGAAGGTCAGCTGAAACTTGAAAAAGAAGCTTCAAAACAATCTGAAAACCTGCTTATTTGCGATACTAACTTGCTGGAACTAAAAGTATATTCCGAATACTATTACAACGGATTTTGCCCTTCAGAAATAAAAGAAGAAGCAACCAAAGACAATTACAGCATCTACCTATTAACTTATATTGACACACCATGGGATGCTGACGATCTTCGTGATAGACCAAACAATAGGGAAGAAATGTTTCGTATTTTCGAAGCCGAATTGAAAGAACAAGGTTTTCCGTATGAAATTTTAAAGGGAAACGAGAAAGAAAGATTTGATAAAGCAGTTAAAATTATTGACGCTTTATTGACAGAATAA
- a CDS encoding geranylgeranylglyceryl/heptaprenylglyceryl phosphate synthase, whose protein sequence is MEGVFYKSFLKSVVEKEKQLAILIDPDKFAISETKLFLKKIPKETTHLFVGGSTVANGKTEESVKVLKAVTKLPIFLFPGDYSQITSEADVLLFLSLLSGRNAEYLIGQQIKSISMLKDSSLEVISTGYILIDGGNNSAVSKVTGTEPLSQENIELIVNTALAGQYMGAKFIYLEAGSGAKFPVNPEIISEVKKAIHIPLIVGGGIKTDAQKQAAYNSGADMVVMGTAFEN, encoded by the coding sequence ATGGAAGGAGTTTTTTACAAATCTTTTCTAAAATCGGTTGTCGAAAAAGAAAAGCAACTGGCCATTTTGATTGATCCAGATAAGTTTGCTATTTCTGAAACAAAATTATTTCTAAAAAAAATTCCGAAGGAAACCACACATCTTTTTGTAGGTGGAAGCACTGTGGCTAATGGCAAAACCGAAGAAAGTGTAAAGGTTTTGAAAGCTGTTACAAAACTTCCAATTTTTCTTTTCCCTGGTGATTATTCACAAATTACTTCTGAAGCCGATGTACTTTTATTTCTTAGTTTACTTTCAGGAAGAAATGCTGAATATTTAATCGGTCAACAAATAAAGTCTATATCAATGCTGAAAGATTCTTCGTTGGAAGTAATTTCCACAGGCTATATTTTAATTGATGGTGGTAATAATTCCGCAGTTTCAAAAGTGACTGGAACGGAACCGCTTTCGCAGGAAAATATTGAATTAATTGTGAACACAGCTTTAGCCGGACAATATATGGGAGCTAAATTTATTTATTTGGAAGCCGGAAGCGGCGCCAAATTTCCAGTAAATCCTGAAATTATTTCTGAAGTAAAAAAAGCAATCCATATTCCACTAATTGTTGGTGGCGGAATAAAAACTGATGCACAAAAACAAGCTGCATACAATTCTGGAGCAGATATGGTTGTTATGGGAACGGCTTTTGAAAATTAA
- a CDS encoding sigma-54-dependent transcriptional regulator, with protein MAQQIHIIEDDVAFGKMLTTFLERKGFQVSVSLTGQSARKTLAENNFDILITDLQLPDDSGLELLEYSQQVSPKTKVILMTGYAEVDTAVKAIKKGALDYISKPFRPEELLMIIEEDSQKIDSSETYISKTSEKKISPKTISEKPNFVVGISGSSKKFNEYLKLVGPTDMCVLIQGESGTGKEVAAKAIHNFSNRKGESFVAVDCGAIPKEIAASEFFGHVKGSFTGAINDKKGHFEAADGGTLFLDEVGNLSYENQIQLLRALQERRIKPVGSNTEIEVDVRILSATNEDLLKAVSDGKFREDLYHRLNEFSIHIPSLHERKEDLFLFTEYFLNEANSSLGKEVLGLSKEVGEAFKNYPWPGNLRELKNVIKRSVLLTNSALIPLEVIPREVLFSTKQKKEFLDFSKESNEKQLIINALKEADFNKTKAAKLLNITRKTLYNKLELYKIEL; from the coding sequence ATGGCGCAGCAAATACATATAATTGAAGACGATGTAGCTTTTGGAAAAATGCTCACTACTTTTTTGGAACGAAAAGGATTTCAGGTTTCGGTTTCTCTTACGGGTCAAAGCGCTCGTAAAACTTTAGCCGAGAACAATTTTGATATCCTAATCACAGATTTACAACTTCCAGACGATTCTGGTTTGGAATTGCTAGAATATTCGCAGCAAGTTTCCCCAAAGACGAAAGTTATTTTAATGACCGGTTACGCCGAAGTAGATACAGCGGTAAAAGCTATTAAAAAAGGTGCTTTAGATTATATTTCGAAACCGTTTCGCCCCGAGGAATTGTTGATGATTATTGAAGAGGATTCTCAGAAAATTGATTCTTCAGAAACTTATATTTCAAAAACTAGTGAAAAGAAAATTTCTCCAAAAACCATTTCAGAAAAACCCAATTTTGTTGTTGGAATAAGTGGATCTTCTAAAAAATTCAATGAATATTTGAAGCTTGTTGGGCCAACAGACATGTGTGTTTTGATTCAAGGCGAAAGTGGAACTGGGAAAGAAGTTGCGGCAAAAGCAATCCACAATTTCAGCAATAGAAAAGGTGAAAGCTTTGTAGCTGTAGACTGCGGCGCAATACCAAAAGAAATTGCTGCGAGTGAATTTTTTGGACACGTAAAGGGCAGTTTTACGGGAGCCATAAATGATAAAAAAGGACATTTTGAAGCCGCTGATGGCGGAACATTATTTTTGGATGAAGTAGGAAATCTTTCCTATGAAAACCAAATTCAACTACTGCGCGCTTTGCAAGAACGACGCATAAAACCTGTTGGAAGTAACACTGAAATTGAGGTAGATGTTCGCATACTTTCTGCAACAAATGAAGATTTACTAAAAGCGGTTTCCGACGGAAAATTCCGTGAGGATTTATATCATCGTTTGAATGAGTTTTCAATTCACATTCCTTCACTTCACGAACGCAAGGAAGATCTATTTTTGTTTACCGAATACTTTTTAAATGAAGCCAACAGCTCTCTAGGAAAAGAAGTTTTGGGGCTTTCAAAAGAAGTGGGAGAAGCTTTCAAAAACTACCCTTGGCCAGGGAATTTAAGGGAACTTAAAAACGTAATAAAACGTTCTGTTTTATTGACGAATTCAGCTTTAATTCCTTTGGAAGTAATTCCGAGAGAAGTACTTTTTTCTACAAAACAAAAAAAAGAATTTTTAGATTTTTCAAAAGAAAGCAACGAAAAGCAGCTTATAATAAATGCATTAAAAGAAGCAGATTTTAATAAAACTAAAGCCGCAAAACTGCTAAATATTACACGAAAAACACTTTACAATAAGTTGGAGCTCTATAAAATTGAGCTTTAA
- a CDS encoding thiamine-binding protein, with product MKISVELTLTPLQDDFEPAIINFIKSLRNSGLTVLENPLSTQVYGDYDAVMNLLQKEMKIALEAVERGLLYIKIVKSDRSDYEPHF from the coding sequence ATGAAAATTTCAGTAGAACTTACATTAACTCCATTACAAGACGATTTTGAACCCGCAATAATAAACTTCATCAAAAGCTTACGGAATTCTGGGCTTACAGTTTTAGAAAACCCACTAAGCACGCAAGTTTATGGCGATTATGATGCTGTGATGAACCTACTTCAAAAAGAAATGAAAATTGCTTTGGAAGCAGTGGAAAGAGGTTTGCTTTACATTAAAATAGTAAAATCAGATCGCAGCGACTATGAGCCTCATTTTTGA